GTTGGCTGCTTTCCCTCCTGTGGAAAGCTCATTTGGAATGACTCTACTATTGCTGGCAGAAACCTGCTGCTGGTCCTTTCTGGGCTCACTTGTGCTGGTTCTTTGAGTAACTGGCTCAGATGGGTAAATAGTAATGCTGCTTGTCATTTTGTGTGACACTGTTTTAAAGACAGCGGGCTGCTTTTCAGAGCTGGCTCCTGACCCTGATCCAGAACCACCCATAATTTTCTTCATGTCTTTTTCCACAATTGCTGGCTTGATGACGGCTTGAGATCTCAGAGCTTCCCTTGGGCTGAACTGCCTTCTGGATTTCAACCCTGCTGAAGATGTTTTGGATGGCCTTCTGTGTTCCTCTTCACCACAAGACCTTTTTTCATTCTCGAGGGGAGATGTCTGAAAAGATCCCATTGAGCTTGTGAAGTCTCTAGAAACAGGTTCCTTCTTTGGCCTTAAATCAAACATATTAGGCGCAACTGTGAATTTACCTTTCTCTTCTGGAGTGCTACTGGGGTTGATGACTTTGGTTCTTGTAGACGTTGATTTCAGGCCACTATTGTTTGAATTTACTGTGAACGTCTGATCAGTTTTTTCTTTCTGAGGAACTGAATGACTCTGCAAGAGATCTTCCTGGCTTCTTGAAGAAAGCCAAGACTTtgctaaaagtaaaggttttgtCATTTCCACTGGAGCATCTATAGACTCTCTTTCATGATATTTAGGGACCTTTACAGAGTCCTCTTCCAAGTGCTGTCTGCGAGAAGAAACAGGTGGTGTGTTTTCCATCTTTGAGCTGGTGGGCTCAGTATCTAACATTTCTGCAGAGAGATAATGCCGATAGGACAAAGCAGTTCCATTGGTCGGCCCGTAATTAGTGCTTGAGATCAGAGTCTCCGTCAGAAGAATGGATGATTCcgtgagatgtgttttatttccattttcagaAGATgatacagcattttctgttttgtTCAGAATGTCTTCAAGTTCATCAGATTTACAGTGATGAGTGTCATTGAGTGCCTGGGATGTTTTTTCGGCTTTACCTCTCAATGCGCTTTCATTCTTGGGTTTCGAAGAAGACTTCCATGATTTGTGCTCCTGTGCTGCAGGTGGGTAACGGCTAAGCACGGATGGTTGCTCTCGAGATTTTTTGACTTCAGCAGGTGGAGTGACACTCTCTCTCTGCGATGGACATGGTTTGTTTTCTATCTGTTTGCCATCAGTTGCTAATGTGTCTAACAATGCTGAAGTACTAGACGCTTTGGCTGTTCTCCTGCTGTTCAGATTAGGACTTGTAACCCGTTTACTAGCCTGGCCGTAGCCCTCAGAATTTAATGAGGTTTCTCGATTACGTATCCTCTCCCATCTATGCTGCGGTGAAAGTTCTCGGGACTTTTGCTTTGAAACAGCCAATTCAGCAACGACCACTCGGTGTTTAGCTCTATCATGCTTAATTCGGCTATGCAAATTAATTTCCTCTATTTCTGCCTCGCCATTCTCTAGCTCTTTTTGCTTTTTCATCTGCGTTTTTATTTCTTCAAGTTGCCCCGTGAGCACCTTATTTTTATTCTGCTCACTTAAATAATTATCGTGCAGGTCATTATTTTTGGCTCTCAGGGTTTTAAGTTCTTCTTCTAAAGACTCAAAACATTTGATTTGAATCTTCAGTTTctcaatttcttgatttaagtcgttcacTTTGTTGTCTTCTTGGTTTTTATTCTTCTGGTTTTCAGATTTGTTTCGAGTTTCATTTTTCATGAGTTTAAGGTAGTCCAAGCTcccttttcttcttgtttcttttgaGGACAGTGCAGACGTCGTCAAGTCAACGTCAATCCTCAAATCATTTCTCTCAAGTATACTATTGGACGATCGCTCCAGTAGATTCGATGTGTTTCGCGTCTGATCTGCCCGGTTCAGTTTGTTGTTTTGCTCCAACTTTTGTGTTAGCTCTTGAATTAACTTCTCATTCTGCTTCTCTTTTTCAGTGAAGTGTTTTCTTTCATTTATAAAAACAACAGCTAAAGATTTCAGTTTTTCCAGCTCACTCATCAAACTCTGCTCAGTTTTATCTAGCCGGTCTTCTGATTGTTCAAGTTCTTTTACTATGGCCTTAAGAGCTTCCAGTTCAGTTGAAATTTTCTTGGTCAGGTTTTTCTCCTCATTGAGGCTGAGGCAAAGCTGAGTGCAATCGTTCTTACTCCGGCCAAAGGCGTCCTCCAACTTCTCCAGCTTTGTCATTCGCTTCTGAAGCCGCTCAATTTCAGATTTCAGCTCCCGAGTGAgactttcttcttcctccaatTTCTCCTTCATCAGCTGGCAAAGCTCTTCTGCCTTCCTGATCTCCTCATCCTTCCCTTCGATTTTCAGAACCCTTTTCCGCAGAGTTTCCACATCAGCCAACATACTCGAGTTGCTGCCTTCTGCCTGGATTACTTTGTCCTGCAGCTCTAGTAGTTCATCCTCAGCTTTCTGAAGGTTTTTGGTAGCTTCTTCCAATTCATCAAGGCGGCGACTGAGGCTCTGAAGTTTGAAACGCAAATGACGATTTGAGGTCTCTTTATAAGCAGAGTAATCTGccatgtttgctgttgttgtttttgtcgcCTTTGGAGGGGGGCAAGGACTTTCAAAAGGTTTTATTCTTCCTGTTGTTTAATTAATCCTGATGAAATGATGGCAGCTGAAATGAAAGAGAAGAAAGTGATTATAATGAAGGAGAAAAAGCTTTTCCCAGTAGTTTTCTTTTCAAGACTTGTGATTCAATCTGCTCTGACTTCTTTGACTATAAAGCCGGCTCTCCATTTGTAAAGGTTTTGCACCCACAAATTCAACCAACTATGGATCTGACTATGCTCTTTGCTTCTTTGTTGACATTGGGGTTGCATTGCTGAAGGACAGCTAGGAACTCAATGGAGTGCTCCTTGCTTCTTCTTCATTATCTTTGCAATGCTTGTAGTTATTAgaactacaacaactcagtgttgtcaaaggctttcatggccggaatcactgggttgctgtgagttttccgggctgtaaggccatgttccaaaagttttccaggctgtatggctatcctcagacctcacaacttctaagaatgcctgccatagatgtgggtgaaacatcaagagagaatgcttctaagaaCATAGCCatgaagcccagaaaactcacagcaacccaataaggGCCTGGAACCAATTCCCTATGAGTTCAGAGGGCTGGCTGTATTTCCAAAAGGAGCTGAGAGAGTTGCTCCTGTATGAAAATTTGGAATGCTACAGTGAGCCAATGTAGATAGGAATAATATCTGATAAGACTATTGCTTACTCCATTGTAAAGATAGAGGTGAATTGGAAAAATAGTATTTCCCTCCTGCAATCTCATGTACTATTTTGTAATACTGTAgtattggttctcaaccttcctaatgttgtgatcccttaatacagttgctcatttttgttgctacttcataactctaattttgctactgttatgaattgtcatgtaaatatctgatatgcaggaggtataTTTATTCactgaactaaatttggcacaaatacccgatatgcccaaatttgaatagtggtgggcttggcgaggattgattttgtcatttgggagttgtagtttctgggatttatagttaatctacaatcaaagagcattctgaactctactaatGATGGAActgagtcaaacttggcacacagaattcccatgaccaacaaaaaatactggaaggttgttgtaggttttccggactatatggccatgttctagaagcattttctcctgatgtttcgcctgcatctatggcaagcattctcagaggtagtgaggtctgttggaagtaggaaaatgggtttatatatctgtggaaagaccagggtgggacaaaagacgtttgcctgctggagctaggtgtgaatgttccaactgaccaccttgattagcatttaatggtttggaagtgcctggggggaatctttctttgagaggtgatttgatgtgcctgattgtttactctctgttgttttgctttttgtaatttttgagttttttaatactggtagccagattttgttcattttcatgatttcttcctttctgttgaaattgtgcacatgcttgcggatttcaatggcttctctgtgtagtctggggtttggtggccattgaccttgagtttaggaattgtagttcacctacatccagagagcacagtggactcaaacaatgatggatctggaccaaacttggcatgagccTTGGCatgacttggcatgaatactcaatatgaatactcaaatgtgaacagtggtggagtttgggaggaaaatagaccttgacatttgggagttgtagttgctgggatttatagttcacctacaatcaaagagcattctgaaccccaccaacaatggaattgggccaaaattcccacacagaacccccataaccaacagaaaatacggtgttttctgatggtctttggagaccctttcgacaccccccaggggtcctaaccccaaggttgagaaatgctgtataATAGCATTACAACACCTCATTCTACTGCATATATAAGCAAAACCGAGATATGAAATTCAGAGGTCTTGACTATTTGTATGCCTACTCTTCTTCAAGGAGCAGACAGCTGTTAGAAGTAGAATAAAGCCTTTGGGCATTTCACCTGTAATTGCTAAGTTAACACTTCTTGAAGATAAGAAAATTAGTAACTTAGGGTTAAGGCTAcagacaatcatcatcatcatctaattacttattaatccccctccatccaagatgctctaggcgatttacaagctaaaattgtaaaggataaaaatacatacatacagatattgataaaattaaaaaagatcaaaagctctagtaaaaagccaggtcttaagtgctagggtaaaaggccctaactcacaaatggctctcatatagggtggcaaggaattccacaaggcaggggcagagatagaaaaagctctgcgtctggtcctttccaagtgcacttctctaggacccggtatataaagtaagtcacaaTGGGATGGtcattgcgacctccgatgatgggagaatgagagacgatccctaagatacgatggaccctggccgtaaagaattttaaaggtcagaattagcatcttatatagaccacggaaacagtgataaggggagatatgcccagttaaatgcgcaattccagaggttagccagaagagataaggaactatttttaaataagcaatgcatggaagtggaagaagacaacagaataggaaggacaagagacctccatcctgaggagtgaggttgaatgggccttaagaagcattgctaacaacaaggtagcaggagacgacgggatcccagctgaactgtttaaaatcttaaaagatggtgctgtcaaggtgatgcatgccatttgccagcaaatatggaaaacacaagaatggccaccagactggaaaaaatcaacttatatccccataccaaaaaagggaaatgcgaaagactgctcaaacttccgtacagtggcccttatttctcatgccagtaaggcaatgctcaagatcctgcaaggaagactccagcaatacatggagtgagagttgccagacgttcaagctgggtttagaaaaggcagaggaacgagagaccagattgccaatatccgctggataatggag
The sequence above is a segment of the Anolis sagrei isolate rAnoSag1 chromosome Y, rAnoSag1.mat, whole genome shotgun sequence genome. Coding sequences within it:
- the LOC137095130 gene encoding leucine zipper protein 1-like codes for the protein MADYSAYKETSNRHLRFKLQSLSRRLDELEEATKNLQKAEDELLELQDKVIQAEGSNSSMLADVETLRKRVLKIEGKDEEIRKAEELCQLMKEKLEEEESLTRELKSEIERLQKRMTKLEKLEDAFGRSKNDCTQLCLSLNEEKNLTKKISTELEALKAIVKELEQSEDRLDKTEQSLMSELEKLKSLAVVFINERKHFTEKEKQNEKLIQELTQKLEQNNKLNRADQTRNTSNLLERSSNSILERNDLRIDVDLTTSALSSKETRRKGSLDYLKLMKNETRNKSENQKNKNQEDNKVNDLNQEIEKLKIQIKCFESLEEELKTLRAKNNDLHDNYLSEQNKNKVLTGQLEEIKTQMKKQKELENGEAEIEEINLHSRIKHDRAKHRVVVAELAVSKQKSRELSPQHRWERIRNRETSLNSEGYGQASKRVTSPNLNSRRTAKASSTSALLDTLATDGKQIENKPCPSQRESVTPPAEVKKSREQPSVLSRYPPAAQEHKSWKSSSKPKNESALRGKAEKTSQALNDTHHCKSDELEDILNKTENAVSSSENGNKTHLTESSILLTETLISSTNYGPTNGTALSYRHYLSAEMLDTEPTSSKMENTPPVSSRRQHLEEDSVKVPKYHERESIDAPVEMTKPLLLAKSWLSSRSQEDLLQSHSVPQKEKTDQTFTVNSNNSGLKSTSTRTKVINPSSTPEEKGKFTVAPNMFDLRPKKEPVSRDFTSSMGSFQTSPLENEKRSCGEEEHRRPSKTSSAGLKSRRQFSPREALRSQAVIKPAIVEKDMKKIMGGSGSGSGASSEKQPAVFKTVSHKMTSSITIYPSEPVTQRTSTSEPRKDQQQVSASNSRVIPNELSTGGKAANTPYEILINKNNMSLKSPGADKNGDPVLRSRVGTVVSKSSIIIKPSELLEKNSGTAVDTLHWKSHGPPNSSETKQVTVRSAWRTRQGLHSLEDSATKADENATPRDPYRSSTDLSKPEGTGPRLYAIEQNSRRASAGINSWNTPELDSRRTKSSLSASEMLSQKSSANEPVEDSSWSCPVLPEEHKDFVPSSRRKPFSSSEQLSWANTPRKRPESKLESSCQLPGSKTEGRRRWSKGYSEGN